One Luteibacter sp. 9135 DNA segment encodes these proteins:
- the mtnA gene encoding S-methyl-5-thioribose-1-phosphate isomerase, translating into MNTHASHDSIRAVQWHGDRLRLLDQRRLPAEEVWFDSTSAEHVTTAIRDLAVRGAPAIGIAAAWGVVLAARAGQDLPAALATLRAARPTAVNLMWALDRMNRRIAEGADTDALTREAQAIQDEDLAANRHMGELGAALIEPGSHVLTHCNTGSLATAGYGTALGVIRAGVASGHIEQVYAGETRPWQQGARLTMWELVRDGIPARLIADSAASHLLKDGKVKWVIVGADRIAANGDTANKIGTYQLAIAARHHGVKFMVVAPSTTVDMATAHGDDIEIELRDAAELLSMSGTRTVIEGADAWNPVFDVTPAALIDAIVTERGVILKPDETQMRTLFP; encoded by the coding sequence ATGAACACCCACGCCTCCCACGATTCCATTCGTGCCGTGCAATGGCACGGCGATCGCCTGCGCCTGCTCGACCAGCGGCGGCTTCCCGCCGAGGAAGTCTGGTTCGACAGCACCTCGGCCGAGCACGTCACCACCGCTATCCGTGACCTGGCCGTGCGCGGCGCACCCGCGATCGGCATCGCCGCCGCCTGGGGCGTGGTGCTGGCGGCGCGGGCAGGGCAGGACCTGCCGGCCGCGTTGGCCACGCTGCGCGCGGCGCGGCCCACGGCGGTCAACCTGATGTGGGCGCTGGATCGCATGAACCGCCGCATCGCCGAGGGTGCCGACACCGACGCACTGACGCGCGAGGCCCAGGCCATCCAGGACGAGGACCTCGCCGCCAACCGCCACATGGGCGAACTGGGTGCCGCCCTGATCGAGCCGGGCTCGCACGTGCTCACCCACTGCAACACCGGCTCGCTGGCCACGGCCGGTTACGGCACCGCGCTCGGTGTCATCCGCGCGGGCGTCGCTTCCGGGCACATCGAACAGGTCTACGCCGGCGAAACACGGCCCTGGCAGCAGGGCGCCCGCCTGACCATGTGGGAGCTGGTGCGCGACGGCATCCCCGCGCGCCTGATCGCCGACTCCGCCGCATCGCACCTGCTCAAGGACGGCAAGGTGAAGTGGGTGATCGTAGGTGCGGACCGCATCGCCGCCAACGGCGACACCGCCAACAAGATCGGTACCTACCAGCTCGCCATCGCGGCGCGGCACCATGGGGTCAAATTCATGGTGGTGGCCCCGTCGACCACGGTGGACATGGCCACCGCCCACGGCGACGACATCGAGATCGAACTGCGCGACGCGGCGGAACTGTTGTCGATGTCCGGCACCCGCACCGTGATCGAAGGCGCGGACGCATGGAATCCGGTGTTCGACGTGACCCCCGCGGCGTTGATCGACGCCATCGTCACCGAGCGCGGCGTGATCCTCAAGCCCGACGAAACGCAGATGCGGACACTGTTCCCGTGA
- a CDS encoding SDR family NAD(P)-dependent oxidoreductase: MAQRFENKVVVITGGSEGIGLATAKAFVAEGATVYITGRRQDRLDAAVREIGAGAIGVQGDASRLDDLDRLYDIVKRDHGKVDVVFGNAGIAESDARPLGEIDEAAFEHIFGLNVRGLIFTVQKALPLMAKGGAVVLNGSVAGSKGFPGQSLYNASKAAVRSFARSWTSDLKDRGIRVNVVSPSGTETKLMRGYLDTRPGVEDMFNQVVPLGRLGQPDEMARAVLFLASDESSYIAGTELFVDGGLLAV, encoded by the coding sequence ATGGCACAGCGATTCGAGAACAAGGTAGTCGTCATCACGGGCGGCAGCGAAGGTATCGGGCTGGCGACGGCCAAGGCCTTCGTCGCCGAGGGAGCCACGGTCTACATCACCGGCCGCCGGCAGGACCGGCTCGATGCAGCGGTGCGCGAGATCGGCGCTGGCGCCATCGGCGTCCAGGGCGACGCCTCGCGTCTGGACGATCTGGACCGCCTGTACGACATCGTCAAGCGCGACCACGGCAAGGTGGACGTGGTCTTCGGCAATGCCGGTATCGCTGAATCCGACGCACGTCCCCTGGGTGAGATCGATGAAGCCGCCTTCGAACACATCTTCGGCCTCAACGTGCGCGGCCTGATCTTCACCGTGCAAAAAGCGCTTCCGCTGATGGCCAAGGGCGGCGCCGTGGTGCTCAACGGTTCGGTGGCCGGCAGTAAGGGCTTCCCGGGTCAGTCGCTGTATAACGCAAGCAAGGCGGCCGTGCGCTCGTTCGCCCGCAGTTGGACGTCCGATCTGAAGGACCGCGGCATCCGCGTCAACGTGGTATCGCCCAGCGGCACCGAAACGAAGCTGATGCGCGGCTACCTGGACACGCGGCCGGGCGTGGAAGACATGTTCAACCAGGTGGTGCCCCTCGGCCGCCTGGGGCAGCCGGATGAAATGGCCCGCGCCGTGCTGTTCCTGGCGTCGGACGAGAGCAGCTACATCGCCGGTACCGAACTCTTCGTGGATGGCGGTCTGCTGGCTGTGTAA
- a CDS encoding GtrA family protein, whose translation MSHVRRELLLFAVGGVLGLLVDAGIAQSLVSFAGWNIYTARIVSFLSAATVTWWWNRRHTFAHRQSGRSARAEWLHWMGLMAAGAVVNNGVYLVVLEVFPAMRPWPAVAVAAGSAVGATANFLFARTLLFRSRKTAA comes from the coding sequence GTGAGCCATGTCCGCCGCGAACTGCTGTTGTTCGCGGTGGGGGGCGTGCTGGGCCTGCTGGTCGACGCCGGCATCGCCCAGTCGCTGGTCAGCTTCGCCGGCTGGAACATCTACACCGCGCGTATCGTGTCGTTCCTGTCGGCGGCCACGGTCACCTGGTGGTGGAACCGTCGGCACACCTTCGCGCACCGCCAGTCCGGGCGCAGCGCGCGCGCGGAATGGCTCCACTGGATGGGTCTGATGGCCGCCGGCGCGGTGGTCAACAACGGCGTCTACCTCGTCGTGCTCGAGGTGTTTCCCGCGATGCGTCCCTGGCCCGCGGTGGCCGTGGCGGCGGGCTCCGCGGTCGGCGCCACGGCCAATTTCCTGTTCGCCAGGACCCTGCTTTTCCGCAGTCGGAAAACAGCTGCGTAA
- a CDS encoding class III poly(R)-hydroxyalkanoic acid synthase subunit PhaC: MSDQPFSFDPVRAQAEVEAFRRKLEAGMETLKHVGPIELGTTPREAVYTEDKLTLWHFKGSKGPTAKTPLLICYALVNTPWMVDLQEDRSMVRNLLEQGEDVYLIDWGYPDGADRWLTLEDYIDGYLDRCVDVVRARHGDEALNLLGICQGGVFSLCYAALHPKKVRNLVTMVTPVDFHTPDNMLSHWARNIDIDLFVDTMGNIPADLMNFTYLTLKPVRLNQQKYVSLVDILDNPQEVENFLRMEKWIFDSPDQAGEAFREFARDFFQKNLLIKGEAMIGTRRVDLKHITQPVLNVYAEQDHLVPPAASTPMGEAIGSDDYTALAFQGGHIGIYVSGRAQKQVPPAIHAWLAAR; this comes from the coding sequence ATGAGCGACCAACCGTTCTCGTTCGACCCGGTCCGTGCACAGGCCGAAGTGGAAGCCTTCCGGCGCAAGCTCGAGGCCGGTATGGAAACGCTGAAACACGTCGGCCCGATCGAACTCGGCACGACGCCGCGCGAAGCCGTCTATACGGAAGACAAGCTCACCCTCTGGCACTTCAAGGGCAGCAAGGGGCCGACGGCGAAGACACCGCTGCTGATCTGCTACGCGCTGGTCAACACGCCGTGGATGGTCGACTTGCAGGAAGATCGCTCGATGGTACGCAACCTGCTCGAGCAGGGTGAAGACGTCTACCTGATCGACTGGGGCTACCCCGACGGCGCCGACCGCTGGCTCACGCTCGAGGATTACATCGACGGTTATCTCGATCGTTGTGTCGATGTCGTACGTGCGCGTCATGGCGACGAAGCGTTGAACCTGCTCGGCATCTGCCAGGGCGGGGTGTTCTCGCTGTGCTATGCCGCGCTGCATCCGAAAAAGGTGCGCAACCTCGTCACCATGGTCACGCCGGTGGACTTCCATACGCCGGACAACATGCTGTCGCACTGGGCGCGCAACATCGACATCGACCTGTTCGTCGACACGATGGGCAACATCCCCGCCGACCTGATGAACTTCACCTACCTCACGTTGAAGCCGGTGCGGCTCAACCAGCAGAAGTACGTCAGCCTGGTCGACATCCTGGACAACCCGCAGGAAGTGGAAAACTTCCTGCGCATGGAAAAGTGGATATTCGATTCGCCGGACCAGGCGGGCGAGGCGTTCCGCGAGTTCGCGCGCGATTTCTTCCAGAAAAACCTGTTGATCAAGGGCGAGGCGATGATCGGCACCCGCCGGGTCGACCTGAAGCACATCACGCAGCCCGTGCTCAACGTTTATGCCGAGCAGGATCACCTGGTGCCGCCCGCCGCCTCGACACCCATGGGCGAGGCCATCGGCAGCGACGACTACACGGCCCTGGCCTTCCAGGGTGGCCACATCGGCATCTACGTCTCCGGCCGCGCGCAAAAGCAGGTTCCCCCCGCCATCCACGCGTGGCTGGCCGCCCGGTAG
- a CDS encoding IS110 family transposase: protein MNGIGAGVDVSKAYLDVAVFQQNEVRRFDNGAAGWRALVTWLKPYGPGQVVLEATGGYEQRALGALHEAGLPMRRINPRQVRSFARATGQLAKTDRIDARILAHVASVIDLVPFQPLDADAAKLRQYKARRDHLVQNIATEKQRRRQLDDPILRADLDAHIAYMEQALHRIEQVIADLIKDTPQARIDRTIKGVGPAMVATMICDLPELGHLSRKAIAKLVGVAPLNRDSGFFVGQRSTWGGRAGPRSALYMSALTAAHHDPQLKAFYAALIGRGKPKKLALVAVMRKLIVILNARMREAIAAAPTP from the coding sequence ATGAACGGCATCGGCGCGGGCGTGGACGTGAGCAAGGCCTACCTGGACGTGGCCGTGTTCCAGCAGAACGAAGTCAGGCGATTCGATAACGGTGCCGCCGGCTGGCGGGCCCTGGTGACCTGGCTGAAGCCGTACGGGCCTGGCCAGGTCGTTCTGGAGGCCACCGGGGGCTACGAACAGCGCGCGTTGGGTGCCCTGCACGAAGCCGGCTTGCCCATGCGTCGGATCAATCCGCGGCAAGTCCGCTCGTTCGCCCGGGCGACGGGGCAGCTGGCCAAAACAGACCGGATCGATGCCAGAATCCTCGCCCACGTGGCCAGTGTGATCGATCTGGTGCCGTTCCAGCCGCTCGATGCAGACGCCGCCAAACTGCGGCAATACAAGGCGCGGCGCGATCACCTGGTGCAGAACATTGCCACGGAAAAGCAGCGTCGGCGGCAGTTGGACGACCCCATCCTTCGCGCCGATCTCGACGCGCACATCGCTTACATGGAGCAGGCCCTGCACCGTATCGAGCAGGTGATCGCCGACCTCATCAAGGACACCCCGCAGGCCCGGATCGACCGCACCATCAAGGGCGTGGGCCCGGCGATGGTCGCGACGATGATCTGCGACCTGCCCGAGCTGGGCCACCTCAGCCGCAAGGCGATCGCCAAGCTCGTGGGCGTGGCCCCACTCAACCGCGACAGCGGCTTCTTCGTCGGCCAACGAAGCACCTGGGGAGGTCGCGCGGGTCCACGATCGGCGCTATACATGTCGGCGTTGACGGCCGCCCACCACGACCCTCAGCTGAAGGCCTTTTATGCAGCGCTCATCGGCCGCGGGAAACCCAAGAAACTGGCACTGGTCGCCGTCATGCGGAAGCTGATCGTCATCCTCAACGCGCGGATGCGAGAGGCGATAGCCGCGGCGCCTACCCCATGA
- a CDS encoding glycoside hydrolase family 3 N-terminal domain-containing protein, which translates to MPHPIRLGFCIALGLAAVPVAVCPAHATDTAAAPSNAQIASPDIERKVDALLARMTLQEKVGQLSQYAAQGGSTATDTDAFAPNPETRTKVDTMALARKGELGSVLNLVGAAKTRPFQEAALKSRLGIPLLFGADIIHGYRTIYPIPLALSATWDPQLVQDLSRMAALEATRGGVKWVFSPMVDVSRDARWGRSAEGAGEDAYLGAAIARAYIRGYQGNDLADPESVAASVKHFAAYGAAEAGREYNTTDMSDVRLRQVYLPPYRAAVDEGAATMMSAFNALNGVPATADPYLMTDVLRKEWGFNGFVVSDYTAIMELTHHGIAPDAATATRKALQAGVEMDMMSHYYDTQIPALLAQGKLSMATVDEAVRRVLRVKFALGLFEHPYARGVEPTGPSAANRTLARRAAEESFVLLKNGMVGATPLLPLDAHVRHVALIGPLADAAKEMQGPWGGARTFDDFTTLRRGLGDRLKANGGELIYAQGTAIDGDSEAGFADALKAAARADVVVMALGEAAHMSGEAGARAHLGLPGNQQTLLEQVVASGKPVVLLVFSGRPLVLDWADRHVPAIMAVWFPGVEAGNAVADVVFGDVAPSGKLTMSFPYTEGQEPLYYNAFPTGRPAHDADTRQPPSHDTTFVSRYIDTPNEALYPFGHGLSYTTFGYADVTVSRSSVPLTEANRPGANDLVTVTATVKNTGKRAGTEVVQLYVRNLGASLEQPVRSLQGFQRVSLQPGESKQVTFPLGFAELSFWNRRSVQVVEPARYTVWVGGRSAADREAVFEVTP; encoded by the coding sequence ATGCCGCACCCCATCCGCCTTGGCTTTTGCATCGCGCTCGGCCTCGCCGCGGTGCCCGTCGCGGTCTGCCCCGCGCACGCCACCGACACGGCCGCCGCGCCTTCGAACGCGCAGATCGCGTCTCCCGACATCGAAAGGAAGGTCGATGCGCTGCTGGCGCGCATGACGTTGCAGGAGAAGGTCGGCCAGCTTTCGCAGTACGCCGCCCAGGGCGGATCGACGGCGACGGACACCGATGCGTTCGCGCCGAACCCGGAAACACGCACGAAGGTCGACACGATGGCGCTCGCCCGCAAGGGTGAATTGGGCTCCGTGCTCAACCTGGTCGGCGCGGCGAAGACGCGGCCCTTCCAGGAGGCCGCGCTGAAGAGTCGCCTCGGCATCCCCTTGCTGTTTGGCGCGGACATCATCCACGGCTATCGCACCATCTATCCGATTCCGCTGGCGCTTTCGGCGACGTGGGATCCGCAGCTCGTGCAGGACCTGTCACGCATGGCCGCGCTCGAAGCGACCCGCGGCGGCGTGAAATGGGTGTTCTCGCCGATGGTCGATGTCTCGCGCGACGCGCGCTGGGGTCGGTCGGCGGAGGGCGCCGGCGAGGATGCGTACCTGGGCGCGGCCATCGCCCGCGCGTATATCCGTGGCTACCAGGGCAACGACCTGGCCGACCCTGAAAGCGTGGCGGCGTCGGTCAAGCATTTTGCTGCGTACGGTGCCGCCGAAGCGGGCAGGGAATACAACACCACCGACATGTCCGACGTGCGTCTGCGTCAGGTCTACCTGCCGCCGTATCGCGCGGCGGTCGACGAGGGCGCGGCGACGATGATGAGCGCGTTCAACGCGCTCAACGGTGTACCGGCCACGGCCGATCCCTACCTCATGACCGACGTGCTGCGGAAGGAGTGGGGCTTCAACGGCTTCGTCGTCAGCGACTACACGGCGATCATGGAACTGACCCATCACGGCATCGCGCCGGATGCGGCCACCGCCACGCGCAAGGCGCTGCAGGCGGGCGTGGAAATGGACATGATGAGCCATTACTACGACACGCAGATTCCCGCGCTGCTGGCCCAGGGCAAGCTGTCGATGGCCACGGTGGACGAAGCCGTGCGCCGTGTCCTGCGGGTGAAATTCGCCCTCGGCCTCTTCGAGCACCCGTACGCGCGTGGCGTCGAGCCCACCGGGCCGTCGGCCGCGAACCGTACGCTGGCCCGCCGCGCGGCGGAGGAGTCGTTCGTGCTGCTGAAGAACGGCATGGTCGGAGCCACGCCATTGCTGCCGCTCGACGCCCATGTACGACACGTTGCCTTGATCGGTCCGCTGGCGGATGCGGCGAAGGAGATGCAGGGCCCGTGGGGTGGCGCGCGCACGTTCGACGATTTCACCACCTTGCGCAGGGGACTTGGCGACCGGCTGAAAGCGAACGGCGGTGAGTTGATCTACGCGCAGGGCACGGCGATCGATGGCGATTCGGAGGCCGGCTTCGCCGACGCGCTGAAGGCAGCGGCACGCGCGGACGTGGTCGTCATGGCGCTGGGCGAGGCCGCGCACATGAGTGGCGAAGCGGGCGCACGCGCGCACCTGGGGTTGCCGGGCAACCAGCAGACGCTGCTCGAACAGGTCGTGGCAAGCGGCAAGCCGGTCGTACTGCTCGTGTTCTCGGGTCGTCCGCTCGTGCTCGACTGGGCCGACCGGCACGTGCCGGCGATCATGGCCGTATGGTTCCCGGGTGTCGAGGCGGGCAACGCGGTGGCCGACGTGGTGTTCGGCGACGTGGCGCCCAGCGGCAAGCTGACCATGAGCTTCCCGTACACGGAAGGGCAGGAGCCGCTGTACTACAACGCGTTCCCGACGGGACGCCCCGCGCATGACGCCGATACGCGGCAGCCTCCCTCGCACGACACGACCTTCGTGTCGCGTTACATCGACACGCCCAACGAAGCCCTTTACCCGTTCGGCCACGGCTTGTCGTACACCACGTTCGGCTACGCCGACGTAACCGTGTCGCGCTCGAGCGTGCCGCTCACGGAAGCGAACCGACCCGGTGCGAACGATCTGGTCACGGTCACCGCCACCGTGAAGAACACCGGCAAACGTGCGGGCACGGAAGTGGTCCAGCTCTACGTGCGCAACCTCGGTGCCAGCCTCGAGCAGCCGGTGCGTAGCCTCCAGGGCTTCCAGCGGGTGAGCCTGCAACCCGGCGAGTCGAAGCAGGTCACCTTCCCGCTCGGTTTTGCCGAACTCTCGTTCTGGAACCGCCGAAGCGTCCAGGTGGTCGAGCCGGCGCGCTACACCGTGTGGGTCGGCGGCCGTTCCGCGGCCGACCGGGAAGCCGTATTCGAGGTGACGCCGTGA
- a CDS encoding poly(R)-hydroxyalkanoic acid synthase subunit PhaE encodes MADKPHDFIDQYQALVRDGLEAWSRQFDPKAEAVGEVGPADIMSRMFTGLGGYGDWMRSFTSGEPLAAPFAMGGTPPFGGAGIGPMPFGPGGPGMPPFMAGSPGTGPFGYGAPPGAAASPGTQPFDDWARVAREALSMPAFGLTREQQEEQQALLRAWIDYAEHYQRYQALLQGVQDRATAALRQQAPPTDADSMRSVYDRWVNLAEESYGEAALSEEFKDVYAALVNAQMRLKLLQQKQIERFAVQVGMPTRTEIDSLGERLQSVRRELRKLQCVASEVDALKAEIAALRGSRVASRPAVTPASAKKVGATKTAAKTAPVKKAAVKKAPPTRPTARGKKR; translated from the coding sequence ATGGCTGACAAACCCCACGATTTCATCGATCAGTACCAGGCCCTGGTCCGCGACGGCCTCGAGGCCTGGTCGCGCCAGTTCGACCCCAAGGCCGAGGCGGTGGGCGAGGTCGGTCCCGCCGACATCATGTCCCGCATGTTCACCGGCCTCGGTGGCTACGGCGACTGGATGCGCTCGTTCACCTCTGGTGAGCCGCTCGCGGCGCCCTTTGCCATGGGCGGCACGCCGCCGTTCGGCGGGGCGGGTATCGGTCCGATGCCGTTCGGGCCCGGGGGGCCGGGCATGCCGCCGTTCATGGCGGGCTCGCCTGGCACGGGGCCGTTCGGTTACGGGGCGCCGCCTGGCGCGGCAGCCTCCCCGGGCACGCAGCCCTTCGACGACTGGGCCCGCGTGGCGCGCGAAGCGTTGTCGATGCCGGCGTTCGGCCTGACCCGCGAGCAGCAGGAAGAACAGCAGGCACTGCTGCGTGCCTGGATCGACTACGCAGAGCACTACCAGCGCTACCAGGCGCTGCTGCAAGGCGTGCAGGATCGCGCAACGGCGGCGTTGCGCCAGCAGGCGCCGCCCACCGATGCCGATTCCATGCGCTCGGTATACGACCGTTGGGTCAATCTCGCCGAAGAGAGCTATGGCGAGGCCGCGCTGTCGGAAGAATTCAAGGATGTCTACGCCGCCCTGGTCAACGCGCAGATGCGGCTGAAGCTGCTGCAGCAGAAACAGATCGAACGTTTCGCCGTCCAGGTCGGCATGCCCACCCGGACCGAGATCGACAGTCTGGGCGAGCGCCTGCAATCGGTGCGTCGCGAGTTGCGCAAGCTGCAGTGCGTGGCCTCCGAGGTCGATGCGCTGAAGGCCGAAATCGCCGCGCTGCGCGGTTCGAGGGTGGCCTCACGGCCTGCGGTAACGCCTGCTTCGGCGAAGAAGGTCGGTGCGACGAAGACCGCTGCGAAGACGGCCCCGGTAAAGAAGGCTGCCGTGAAGAAGGCTCCACCGACGCGTCCGACCGCCAGGGGCAAGAAGCGATGA
- a CDS encoding TetR/AcrR family transcriptional regulator translates to MNRKLTTDDAPLRADAARNRKRILEAAEAVFVERGADASLEEVAKRAGVGIGTLYRRFATRDELLAALSDTRLLELAEASRTRDALGADASVRSFVRELVGHTTHYRGLAASLGAVLKSGAAGCQASSQEAQRLLERAQAAGVIRGDVTVGDLVCVVMAICLSVEQDVTTTSRVDHLVGVFLDGIGTR, encoded by the coding sequence ATGAACCGAAAGCTGACCACTGACGATGCGCCGCTTCGCGCGGATGCTGCGCGTAACCGTAAGCGGATTCTCGAGGCGGCGGAGGCGGTGTTCGTCGAGCGCGGAGCCGACGCCTCGCTCGAGGAGGTCGCCAAGCGCGCCGGGGTCGGCATCGGCACGCTTTATCGTCGTTTCGCTACAAGGGACGAGCTGCTTGCGGCGCTGAGCGACACGCGCCTGCTCGAGCTCGCCGAGGCCAGCCGGACGCGCGATGCCCTCGGCGCGGATGCATCGGTGCGCAGCTTCGTCCGTGAGTTGGTCGGCCACACCACCCATTACCGCGGGCTGGCTGCGTCGCTGGGCGCCGTGCTCAAGAGCGGCGCTGCGGGGTGTCAGGCCAGCAGCCAAGAAGCGCAGCGTCTGCTCGAACGCGCACAGGCGGCGGGCGTGATCCGTGGCGACGTGACTGTGGGTGACCTGGTCTGCGTCGTGATGGCCATCTGCCTGTCGGTCGAACAGGATGTCACGACGACATCGCGCGTGGATCATCTGGTGGGCGTTTTCCTGGACGGCATCGGCACGCGCTGA
- the gyrA gene encoding DNA gyrase subunit A, translating to MAELAKEIIRVNIEDEMRQSYLDYAMSVIVGRALPDVRDGLKPVHRRVLFAMNELGNGWNRAYKKSARVVGDVIGKYHPHGDSSVYDAIVRMAQPFSLRYMLVDGQGNFGSVDGDNAAAMRYTEVRMSRLTHELLADIDKETVDFGPNYDESESEPLVLPARVPNLLVNGSAGIAVGMATNIPPHNMTEVINATLALIEEPSLGVDELMTHIPGPDFPTAGIINGSSGIVEAYRTGRGRILVRARTEIETEANGRETILIHELPYQVNKARLIEKIAELVKEKKLEGISELRDESDKDGMRVVIEIRRDAMGDVVLNNLFQQTQLQVTFGINMVALLDGQPKLMNLKDILEAFIRHRREVVTRRTIFDLRKARQRAHILEGLTVALANIDEMIELIRTSASSQEARERMVARRWEPGLVKALLAATGASSSRPEDMDPRDGLRDDGYQLSEAQATEILQMRLHRLTGLEQEKLSDEYKEILEAIRGLIDILENPARLLEVIREELEQIRTDYGDARRTEIQHSQEDLNVLDLIAPEDVVVTLSHTGYIKRQPASLYRAQKRGGKGRSASALKNEDVVQQLWVVNTHDTLLTFTSTGRVYWLKVYQMPEAGPGARGKPIVNLLPLGEGEKVQALLPVRDYDPTCFVFFATRHGTVKKTPLTEFAFQLQKGKAAINLDEGDALVDVAMTNGESDVLLFASNGKSVRFDEGTVRSMGRTATGVRGMRLADGSEVVSLIVAKGEGDILTATARGYGKRTELQEFPKKGRGTQGVIAIQCSDRNGQLVAATQVTETQQLMLISDQGTLVRTRVSEVSQLSRNTQGVTLIKLPKDETLIGIVRLEAEEELEIDGELAGDLAAIDGDAAADMPPVESGPVDDEGTEPSDA from the coding sequence ATGGCAGAACTCGCCAAAGAAATCATTCGCGTCAATATCGAAGACGAGATGCGCCAGAGCTATCTCGACTACGCGATGAGCGTCATCGTCGGGCGTGCACTGCCCGATGTGCGCGACGGCCTCAAGCCGGTACATCGACGCGTTCTGTTCGCCATGAACGAGCTGGGCAACGGCTGGAACCGTGCCTACAAGAAATCGGCCCGCGTGGTCGGTGACGTCATCGGTAAATACCACCCGCATGGCGATTCGTCGGTCTACGACGCGATCGTCCGCATGGCCCAGCCGTTCTCGCTGCGCTACATGCTGGTCGACGGCCAGGGTAACTTCGGTTCGGTCGACGGCGACAACGCCGCCGCCATGCGATACACCGAGGTGCGCATGTCGCGCCTCACGCACGAACTGCTCGCCGATATCGACAAGGAAACCGTCGACTTCGGGCCGAACTACGACGAAAGCGAAAGCGAGCCGCTGGTTCTGCCGGCGCGCGTTCCCAACCTGCTGGTCAACGGTTCCGCGGGTATCGCCGTGGGTATGGCGACCAACATCCCGCCGCACAACATGACCGAGGTGATCAACGCCACGCTGGCGCTGATCGAGGAACCCTCGCTCGGCGTCGACGAGCTGATGACGCATATCCCCGGTCCGGATTTCCCGACCGCCGGCATCATCAACGGCTCCTCCGGCATCGTCGAGGCCTATCGCACGGGCCGTGGCCGCATCCTGGTGCGCGCGCGCACCGAGATCGAAACCGAGGCCAACGGTCGCGAAACCATCCTCATCCACGAGCTTCCCTACCAGGTCAACAAGGCGCGGCTGATCGAGAAGATCGCCGAGCTGGTCAAGGAAAAGAAGCTCGAAGGCATCAGCGAGCTGCGCGACGAGTCCGACAAGGACGGCATGCGCGTGGTCATCGAGATCCGCCGCGACGCCATGGGCGACGTGGTGCTGAACAACCTGTTCCAGCAGACGCAGTTGCAGGTCACCTTCGGCATCAACATGGTCGCGCTGCTCGACGGCCAGCCGAAGCTGATGAACCTCAAGGACATCCTCGAGGCGTTCATCCGCCATCGCCGCGAAGTCGTCACCCGTCGCACCATCTTCGACCTGCGCAAGGCACGCCAGCGCGCGCACATCCTCGAAGGCCTGACGGTGGCCCTGGCCAACATCGACGAAATGATCGAACTGATCCGCACGTCGGCCTCCTCGCAGGAAGCCCGCGAGCGCATGGTCGCGCGTCGCTGGGAGCCGGGCCTGGTCAAGGCGCTGCTCGCCGCCACCGGCGCATCGTCCTCGCGTCCGGAAGACATGGACCCGCGCGACGGCCTGCGTGACGACGGCTACCAGCTGTCCGAAGCCCAGGCCACCGAGATCCTGCAGATGCGCCTGCATCGCCTCACCGGCCTGGAGCAGGAAAAACTCTCCGACGAGTACAAGGAAATCCTCGAGGCCATCCGTGGGCTCATCGACATCCTGGAAAACCCGGCGCGCTTGCTCGAAGTCATCCGCGAGGAACTGGAACAGATCCGCACGGACTACGGCGACGCCCGTCGCACCGAGATCCAGCATTCGCAGGAAGACCTCAACGTCCTCGACCTCATCGCGCCCGAGGATGTCGTGGTCACGCTCTCGCACACCGGCTACATCAAGCGGCAGCCGGCCAGCCTCTACCGTGCGCAGAAGCGCGGCGGCAAGGGCCGTTCGGCGTCGGCGCTGAAGAACGAAGACGTGGTGCAGCAGCTGTGGGTGGTGAATACGCACGACACGCTGCTCACCTTCACCAGCACCGGCCGCGTCTACTGGCTCAAGGTGTACCAGATGCCGGAAGCCGGCCCGGGTGCGCGCGGCAAGCCCATCGTCAACCTCCTGCCGCTGGGCGAGGGCGAGAAGGTGCAGGCACTGCTGCCGGTGCGCGACTACGACCCGACCTGCTTCGTCTTCTTCGCCACCCGCCACGGCACGGTGAAGAAAACGCCGCTGACGGAGTTCGCGTTCCAGCTGCAGAAGGGCAAGGCCGCCATCAACCTCGACGAGGGCGATGCGCTGGTCGACGTCGCCATGACCAACGGCGAAAGCGACGTCCTGCTGTTCGCCTCCAACGGCAAGTCGGTGCGCTTCGACGAAGGCACCGTCCGCTCCATGGGTCGTACGGCCACCGGTGTGCGCGGCATGCGCCTCGCCGACGGTTCCGAGGTGGTCTCGCTGATCGTGGCCAAGGGCGAGGGCGACATCCTCACCGCCACGGCGCGTGGCTACGGCAAGCGCACCGAACTGCAGGAATTCCCGAAGAAGGGCCGCGGCACCCAAGGCGTCATCGCCATCCAGTGCTCGGATCGTAACGGCCAGCTCGTGGCCGCCACCCAGGTCACCGAGACGCAGCAACTGATGCTGATCTCCGACCAGGGCACGCTGGTGCGCACGCGTGTGTCGGAAGTCTCGCAGCTCAGCCGCAACACGCAGGGCGTCACCCTGATCAAGCTGCCCAAGGACGAGACGCTGATCGGCATCGTGCGCCTGGAAGCGGAAGAGGAGCTGGAGATCGACGGCGAGCTTGCCGGCGATCTTGCTGCCATCGATGGCGATGCCGCGGCGGACATGCCGCCGGTCGAAAGCGGTCCGGTGGACGACGAAGGCACCGAACCGAGCGACGCGTAA